A portion of the Puniceicoccus vermicola genome contains these proteins:
- a CDS encoding UDP-N-acetylmuramate--L-alanine ligase, giving the protein MHYLELHLEKILMLEGVEKVFFLGIGGTAMGNLAVCLKRAGIVVGGSDNVLYPPISDLLAEQSIPVSAPDDLAVMQDWSGSLFIVGNAVSRGHPQVEWLMNHSAEVRCSFPEFLGSYMLRQTRNLVVAGTHGKSTTTSVAAKLLSEGRATAGWFVGGVLADQTPAFTWDPGCEVFAIEGDEYDSAFFDKRSKFVHYRPKVLLINNLEFDHADIFRDTQDVQRSFRQVISLVPGDGTILYNGDDPRLAEMLPVPWAPCLSFGTGEDNDFIMSRVSNDGVTEVSVRRKEEDAALLTVETRLLGDFNARNVAGAALAVRHLCPDRNETTVDLRDFRGLKRRQEIRFQDERRILIEDFGHHPTALSLALKALRESFPGWRLHAMVEPRSNTMRTNRLQSDLIEALRLADTVTLAPIHRQERIPEKERLDSEKIVQVLAADSIPCRFCRQEAELRESFQQEIQNNKTLTVVFSNGAFCGLLGEFVETLRQ; this is encoded by the coding sequence ATGCACTACCTTGAACTCCATCTTGAAAAAATCCTAATGCTCGAAGGTGTAGAAAAGGTCTTTTTTCTCGGAATTGGGGGCACGGCCATGGGTAATTTGGCCGTCTGCCTCAAGAGGGCCGGAATCGTTGTGGGAGGATCAGACAATGTTCTTTATCCGCCCATCTCGGATCTTTTGGCGGAACAGAGCATTCCTGTATCGGCTCCCGATGACCTTGCCGTAATGCAGGATTGGAGTGGTTCCTTGTTCATTGTCGGGAATGCGGTTTCCCGCGGGCATCCTCAGGTCGAATGGTTGATGAACCACTCTGCGGAAGTGCGATGTTCGTTTCCGGAGTTTCTTGGATCCTACATGCTTCGGCAGACGCGAAATCTCGTGGTTGCGGGAACTCACGGAAAATCGACGACGACCTCCGTCGCAGCGAAACTTCTTTCGGAGGGGCGCGCGACCGCAGGATGGTTTGTCGGGGGAGTTCTTGCCGATCAGACCCCGGCTTTTACTTGGGATCCGGGATGTGAGGTTTTTGCCATCGAAGGCGATGAATACGATTCAGCCTTTTTCGATAAGCGGTCGAAGTTCGTTCACTACCGCCCGAAGGTCCTGCTCATCAATAATCTGGAATTTGACCATGCGGATATCTTTCGGGATACGCAGGACGTGCAGCGATCTTTTCGTCAGGTCATTTCGCTTGTGCCTGGCGATGGAACGATTCTCTACAATGGGGACGATCCACGACTCGCCGAAATGCTTCCGGTTCCCTGGGCTCCGTGCCTGAGCTTTGGAACCGGGGAGGACAACGATTTTATCATGTCTCGGGTGTCTAATGATGGTGTGACTGAAGTGTCCGTTCGGCGGAAGGAGGAGGACGCGGCTCTATTGACTGTCGAAACGCGTCTGCTCGGGGACTTCAATGCCCGGAACGTCGCTGGGGCGGCTCTGGCAGTCCGTCATCTCTGCCCAGACAGGAATGAGACTACGGTCGATCTCCGGGATTTCCGTGGATTGAAACGGCGGCAGGAAATTCGTTTTCAGGATGAGAGACGAATCCTCATCGAAGACTTCGGACATCATCCTACGGCACTTTCCCTTGCTCTGAAAGCCTTGCGGGAGTCCTTTCCCGGATGGAGGCTTCACGCCATGGTCGAACCGCGTAGTAACACCATGAGGACCAATCGACTGCAGTCGGACCTAATCGAAGCTCTTCGTTTGGCCGATACGGTCACCTTGGCCCCCATTCATCGCCAGGAACGGATCCCCGAAAAGGAACGTTTGGACTCTGAAAAGATCGTTCAAGTCTTGGCCGCGGATTCAATTCCCTGCCGTTTTTGTCGCCAAGAAGCAGAACTGCGCGAGTCCTTCCAGCAGGAGATTCAGAACAACAAAACCCTGACCGTGGTTTTTTCCAATGGCGCCTTCTGTGGGCTGCTGGGGGAATTCGTAGAAACGTTGCGACAGTAG